AATAGAATCAGTAATGATTAATTCAGATAGTTGTGATTTTTCTATTTTCTCATAAGCGTCTCCAGATAAAAGACCGTGAGTGGTAATTGCACGTACGCTAAGTGCACCGCGTTCTATCATTAAGTCAGCTGCTTTTGTTAATGTTCCGGCAGTATCTACCATATCATCAACTAAAACAACATTTTTACCTTTTACATCTCCAATCAATTCCATATGAGAAATTATATTGGCTTTCTCTCTTTGCTTATAGCAAATAACAACATCACATTGCAATGCTTTAGAATACGCATAAGCTCTTTTAGATCCTCCCATATCAGGAGAAGCTATTGTAAGATTGTCTAAGTTTAAATTCTTTAAATAAGGTAAAAATAAGGTAGATGCAAATAAGTGATCAACAGGTTTTTCAAAAAATCCTTGAATTTGATCTGCATGCAAATCCATCGTGATAATACGAGTTGCACCAGCTGCCTCGAGCATCTTTGCTACTAATTTTGCGGCAATGGGCACTCTAGGTTTGTCTTTTCTGTCTTGTCTTGC
This genomic stretch from Cellulophaga algicola DSM 14237 harbors:
- a CDS encoding ribose-phosphate pyrophosphokinase, with the translated sequence MSYQVPEPKIFACTQSTALAEKIAKSYGTELGKVIFSRYSDGEFQPSFEESVRGTRVFIIGSTNPSSENLMEMLLMLDAAKRASARHITAVMPYFGWARQDRKDKPRVPIAAKLVAKMLEAAGATRIITMDLHADQIQGFFEKPVDHLFASTLFLPYLKNLNLDNLTIASPDMGGSKRAYAYSKALQCDVVICYKQREKANIISHMELIGDVKGKNVVLVDDMVDTAGTLTKAADLMIERGALSVRAITTHGLLSGDAYEKIEKSQLSELIITDSIPSRKDSNKVRVLSCAELFADVMERVHNNTSISSKFLM